The window TCGCCTTTGTCCGTAGGAGGAATGATGCCGTCGATCAACGCCAGATGCGTGACGCGTTCCGGCATCGACCCGGCGATGATCAACGAAGCGATCGCGCCCATGGAGTGCCCCATCAGTGCAAAACGCTTCAGGCCCAACTGTTCGGCCACTTGCAGCACGTCGTGGGCGTAATCCCACATCGCGTAACCGGCACCGGTCGGGCGATGCCCGGAGTGACCGTGACCGGCCATGTCCAGCGCGATGATGCGCAGGCCTTTGAGCTTCGGTGCCAACCGGGCAAAGCTGTTGGCGTTGTCCAGCCAGCCGTGCAAGGCGATCACCGGCAGGCCGTCTTCGGGGCCGAACAAATGCGCGGCCAGTTCGATGTGCGGCAGGCTCAGGCGAACTTCTTCGACGACGTGGCTCATGCGCAATCCTGCTGGCGACGACCTTCCCAGCGGCTAAACAGGTTTTTCAGCAGCGCGGCGGTGTCTTGCGGACGTTCGAGGGGAAACATGTGGCCGCCGGGCATGGTCAGGGACTCACCCAACGGCATGCGCCCGACGGAGCTTGCGTGATGACGCATCACCACCCGGCTCTTGTGCCCACGCACCACCGCCAGCGGCACTTTCAACTGCCGTGCCTGGCCTGGACTGGTGTGCGGGACGCCACGGTAGATGCTGATTTCCGTGGCCGGGTCGAAACGCAGGCGCAGCTTGTCGCCGACTTTTTGCAAACCGTGTTGCAGGTATGCGTCGAAGCATTCCGGATCGAAGCTGCGGAACAGGGTTTTACCCGCGAAATACAGTCGCGCCGCTTCCAGATCGGCGAACTCTTCCCGGCGTCCCAGCGTGCGACCGGCCGGGGTCAGACGGTCGATGAAACCGAAGCGCTTGGCAGCACGGATCACCCATTGATCGGCACGGGTCAACACC is drawn from Pseudomonas sp. 31-12 and contains these coding sequences:
- a CDS encoding alpha/beta fold hydrolase; protein product: MSQQIFFAHANGFPSGTYGKLFAALAPEYQVTHLEQHAHDPRFPADDNWRNLVDELIHHLKQQPEPVWGVGHSFGGVLHLHAALRCPELYRGVVMLDSPVLTRADQWVIRAAKRFGFIDRLTPAGRTLGRREEFADLEAARLYFAGKTLFRSFDPECFDAYLQHGLQKVGDKLRLRFDPATEISIYRGVPHTSPGQARQLKVPLAVVRGHKSRVVMRHHASSVGRMPLGESLTMPGGHMFPLERPQDTAALLKNLFSRWEGRRQQDCA